In Nocardioides sp. JS614, the sequence GCCAGCGGGCGGCGACCACGCCGTCGACCGGGCGGTGGTCGACGGAGAGGGTCACGGTCAGCACCTTGCCGGGGACGACCGCGCCGTCCTCGACCACGGGCTCCTCGCGCACCGCGCCGACCGCGAGGATCGCGGCGTGGGGCGGGTTGATGATCGCTGCGAACTCCTCGACCCCATACATTCCCAGGTTCGTGACGCTGATCGTGCCGCCCTCGAGCTCGTCCTGCTTGAGCCGGCCCTCGCGGGCGCGGGCGGCCAGGTCCTGGACCTTCGCGGCGACGGCGGTGACGGTCAGGGACGTCACGTCGCGCAGCACCGGCGTGACCAGACCGCGGTCGGTCGCGACCGCGACCGCGACGTCGACCGAGGAGAACGACCGGACCGCATCGGGCGTCCAGACCACGTTCATCTCGGGCACCCGGGCGTGCGCGGCCGCGACCGCCTTGACCACCAGGTCGTTGAGCGAGACTCGGGTCTCGGCGCCCTCGTTCAGCTCGGCGCGCAGGTCGACGAGGCGATCGGCGCGCACCGTCGCCCGCAGATAGAAGTGCGGCGCGGTCTGCTTGCTCTCCGCCAGCCGGTTGGCGACGGCGCGCCGGAGCCGGGAGTGGGGGACGTCGACGGGCTCGACCTTCGAGGCACTGCCCTGGGTCGGTGCGGGGGTCTCGACGACGCTCGCTGGCGCTCGCTGCTCGACCACCGGCGTGGCCGGGCGCGCGGCGACGGCGGCCTCGACGTCGCGGCGCAGGATCCGGCCACGCGGACCGGTGCCGGCGATCTCCTCCACCGGGATCTCCGCGAGCCGCGCGAGCCTGCGGGCCAGCGGGCTGGCGAAGACGCGGTGGTTGCTGCCCTGCGTCGGTGCGGGGGCCTCGACAGGCTCGACCACCGGATCGACAGGCTCGACCAACGAGCGGCGCTCGGGGAGGACGTGGTCGACGGGTTCGGCGACACCCAGCTCGGCGAGGACGGCGCCCAGGTCACCGACCGCCTCGCCGGGCGCACCCAGGACGGCGATCGGCGCACCGACCTCCACCAAGGCACCGGGCGGCACCAGCGTCTTCAGCACGACGCCGGCGTCCTCGGCCTCGACGTCGACCAACGCCTTCTCGGTCTCGACGGTGGCGATCGTGTCGAGCGCGCCGAACTCGGCGTTCTCGGAGACCAGCCACTCGGCCAGGACGGCCTCGGTCGCGTTCGCGGCGACCTCGGGCATGCGCAGCACCCGGGGCACGTCAGTACCTCGCGATCTCGGCGAGCTCGGCGATGACCTCGTCCTGCTGGGCGATCGCGGCCCGCTCGAGCACCTTGCTGATGCTCGGCGACGCCTCGGCACCGGTCACCCGTCGGACCGGGGCGTCGAGCAGGTCGAAGAACCGCCGGTGGATCTCGTCGGCGAGCCAGCCGCCGTACGACGTCCCGACCGCGCCCTGCTCGGCGATCAACACCTGGTTGGTCTTGGTCAGGCTCTCCTCGATCGTGTCCCAGTCGATGCTCGCGCGGTCCAGCCAGCGCAGGTCGATCACCTCGGCGTCGACCTGCCCGAACTCCTCGACCGCGCCCAGCACGAACGGCACCATCCCGAGGTAGGTGAGGATCGTGACGTCCTTGCCGGGACGCCGGATCGCGGCCTTGCCGACCGGCAGGCAGTAGTCGTAGTCGTCGACCGGCCCCGGGCCGGTCGAGCCGTAGAGGTCGACGTGCTCGAGCACGACCACCGGGTCCGCGCAGCGCAGCGCGGTGTTCATCAGCCCCACGTAGTCGTACGGCGTGGACGGCGCGACGATCCGCCAGCCCGGGTTCGTGGCGAAGATGCCGGCCGGGTCCATCGAGTGCTGCGACCCGTAGCCGGTGCCCATCGCCACCTTGCTGCGCAGCACCAGTGGGACGCCGGACGCCCCGCCGTACATGTGCCGGGCCTTGCCGATCTGGTTGAACAGCTGGTCGGCCGCGACCCACATGAAGTCGGCGTACATGAACTCCACGACCGGCGTGTAGCGACCGTCGAGCGCGATGCCGCCGGCCAGGCCGGTGAACGCGTTCTCGCTGATGGGGGTGCCGAGGATCCGGCCGGGGAACAGCTCGGTGAGGCCACGGGTGGCGCCGTTGGTGCCGCCGTTGAGCCGGTGCACGTCCTCGCCCATCACGACGATGCCCTGGTCGGTCTCCATGCGGCGGCCCATGACGGCGGCGACCGCGTCGATGAACTTCGTCTCCTGCACGGGTACGGCGAATCCGTCGGCCGCGACGATCCGGGCGCCGTCGAGCTCGCTGAGGTCGCCGCGCACGCCGACGTCCACCCAGTCCGGGTCGGGCCACTCCGCGGGCCGGATCCGGCGCTGCCCGGGCTTGCCGTCGGGCAGCGGCTCGACCAGCTCGCGGCCGATCTCCTCCATCACGGCCTTGGCCCGGGTGATCGCCTCGGCGGTCTCCTCGGCGGTCATGATGCCGCGCCGCTCGAGGTGGGCGGCGGTCTGCGTGAGCGGGTCCCGGGCGCGCCAGGCCCGCTCCTCCTCCTTGTCGCGGTAGCCGAACG encodes:
- a CDS encoding dihydrolipoamide acetyltransferase family protein, with product MPEVAANATEAVLAEWLVSENAEFGALDTIATVETEKALVDVEAEDAGVVLKTLVPPGALVEVGAPIAVLGAPGEAVGDLGAVLAELGVAEPVDHVLPERRSLVEPVDPVVEPVEAPAPTQGSNHRVFASPLARRLARLAEIPVEEIAGTGPRGRILRRDVEAAVAARPATPVVEQRAPASVVETPAPTQGSASKVEPVDVPHSRLRRAVANRLAESKQTAPHFYLRATVRADRLVDLRAELNEGAETRVSLNDLVVKAVAAAHARVPEMNVVWTPDAVRSFSSVDVAVAVATDRGLVTPVLRDVTSLTVTAVAAKVQDLAARAREGRLKQDELEGGTISVTNLGMYGVEEFAAIINPPHAAILAVGAVREEPVVEDGAVVPGKVLTVTLSVDHRPVDGVVAARWLAAFVDLVEHPARILA
- a CDS encoding alpha-ketoacid dehydrogenase subunit alpha/beta: MPEHHPLAPASPWVEVVATEADWDAADPQLLRTIYAQLVWIRTFEQYVLDLAASGLIHGPAHSSIGQEGGAVGSVLALTSADSVNGSHRGHHQFLAKALHHVEPKGMDPLEAPSEQVRDVLLRTLAEICGLDRGWSHGRGGSMHLQWKEAGAMGTNAIVGGGVPQAAGFAWSHRQAGTDAVSVTYFGDGAVNIGSTLETMNLAGAWSLPVCFFIENNRYAVSTSVDEATAEPRLSARGLGFNLASWKVDGMDPLAVHLAMSEAVEHMRRGRGATVVEVDTYRFFHQNGGFAGSAFGYRDKEEERAWRARDPLTQTAAHLERRGIMTAEETAEAITRAKAVMEEIGRELVEPLPDGKPGQRRIRPAEWPDPDWVDVGVRGDLSELDGARIVAADGFAVPVQETKFIDAVAAVMGRRMETDQGIVVMGEDVHRLNGGTNGATRGLTELFPGRILGTPISENAFTGLAGGIALDGRYTPVVEFMYADFMWVAADQLFNQIGKARHMYGGASGVPLVLRSKVAMGTGYGSQHSMDPAGIFATNPGWRIVAPSTPYDYVGLMNTALRCADPVVVLEHVDLYGSTGPGPVDDYDYCLPVGKAAIRRPGKDVTILTYLGMVPFVLGAVEEFGQVDAEVIDLRWLDRASIDWDTIEESLTKTNQVLIAEQGAVGTSYGGWLADEIHRRFFDLLDAPVRRVTGAEASPSISKVLERAAIAQQDEVIAELAEIARY